The Thermodesulfobacteriota bacterium genome has a segment encoding these proteins:
- a CDS encoding proton-conducting transporter membrane subunit, which produces MTPSAALYIVSGAWLASGIAALCIPDPGRSRAAGFGGGAFASLLGLVFLFGGFFPQGPVRIPVPSPVPWVASELCIDGLSAFFLSVVFLVGFLSSVYAVGYMREYDGRRRGRAAPLFFNLLLLSMAIVVSAGDMLTFLLAWEGMGLASYFLVVFEHDRAESRRAGLIYLIATHIGTAGILLAFLLLAGYSGSYSFRGFAAVPVGSPSALAAVFGFALVGFGTKAGMFPFHIWLPYAHPEAPSPVSAVMSGVMIKMGVYGIVRFLFYLLPSPPPAFGTIVIAFALLSGFFGVLYAIAQHDLKRLLAFHSVENIGIILLGVGAASLSLAASRPGPARLLLAGGLFHVLNHALFKGLLFLGAGAVYQGTRTKNIERMGGLMRGMPRTGLAFLLGSLAISAVPPMNGFASEFAIFRGLWDAAGKEGVQPGLLIAAMAGLALIGGLAFVCFVKVVGTVFLGNPRSPAASEARDPGWPMALPMGVLALTCIALGIHPSAVMDFLMELAPFPAAEPARPLHEGIGGPLTVAAALAAAIGLLVLLRRALLRRNGVRAYETWSCGFSYATPRMQYTASSFAEPVIHVFRGILRPRSVREERLSGRFLLGMHFETHIGDLLENGLYLPVYRMFLRLAFLARRLHTGYIHVYLAYILGTVVILLVLFR; this is translated from the coding sequence ATGACGCCGTCGGCGGCCCTTTACATCGTCTCGGGGGCGTGGCTGGCATCGGGGATCGCGGCGCTCTGCATTCCGGATCCGGGGCGCTCCCGGGCCGCGGGCTTCGGAGGCGGCGCCTTCGCCTCGCTCCTCGGCCTCGTCTTCCTGTTCGGCGGATTCTTCCCGCAGGGACCGGTGCGCATCCCCGTGCCGTCGCCCGTCCCGTGGGTCGCGTCGGAGCTCTGCATCGACGGGCTGTCGGCGTTCTTCCTCTCCGTCGTGTTCCTCGTCGGGTTCCTTTCCTCCGTGTACGCCGTCGGGTACATGCGCGAATACGACGGGCGCCGGCGGGGACGGGCCGCGCCGCTGTTCTTCAATCTCCTCCTGCTGTCGATGGCCATTGTCGTATCGGCCGGGGACATGCTCACCTTCCTGCTCGCGTGGGAGGGGATGGGGCTGGCGTCCTATTTCCTCGTCGTCTTCGAGCACGACCGCGCGGAGTCGCGCCGCGCGGGTCTGATCTACCTGATCGCGACCCATATCGGCACGGCGGGGATCCTCCTGGCCTTCCTGCTGCTCGCGGGGTACTCCGGCTCCTATTCCTTCCGCGGCTTCGCGGCCGTTCCCGTCGGCAGCCCGTCGGCGCTGGCCGCTGTCTTCGGATTCGCGCTGGTCGGATTCGGCACGAAGGCCGGCATGTTCCCGTTCCACATCTGGCTCCCCTACGCCCACCCGGAGGCGCCCTCCCCCGTTTCCGCGGTCATGTCCGGCGTGATGATCAAGATGGGCGTATACGGGATCGTCCGGTTCCTCTTCTACCTGCTTCCGTCCCCCCCGCCCGCCTTCGGGACGATCGTCATCGCCTTCGCCCTGCTTTCCGGATTCTTCGGCGTCCTCTACGCGATCGCGCAGCACGACCTGAAGCGGCTGCTGGCGTTCCACAGCGTCGAGAACATCGGGATCATCCTTCTCGGCGTCGGCGCGGCGTCCCTTTCCCTGGCCGCCTCCCGCCCGGGGCCGGCGCGCCTGCTGCTGGCCGGCGGCCTCTTCCACGTGCTGAACCACGCGCTGTTCAAGGGGCTCCTCTTCCTCGGCGCGGGCGCCGTGTACCAGGGGACCCGTACCAAGAACATCGAGCGGATGGGCGGCCTGATGCGCGGGATGCCGCGGACGGGGCTGGCGTTCCTGCTGGGCAGCCTCGCCATCTCCGCCGTTCCCCCGATGAACGGCTTCGCGAGCGAGTTCGCGATCTTCCGGGGGCTGTGGGACGCCGCGGGGAAGGAAGGGGTCCAGCCGGGGCTGCTGATCGCCGCCATGGCGGGGCTCGCGCTGATAGGGGGACTCGCGTTCGTCTGCTTCGTGAAGGTCGTCGGCACGGTGTTCCTCGGCAACCCGCGCAGCCCGGCGGCCTCGGAGGCGCGCGACCCGGGGTGGCCGATGGCGCTGCCGATGGGCGTCCTCGCCCTGACGTGCATCGCGCTCGGGATCCATCCGTCGGCCGTGATGGACTTTCTCATGGAGCTGGCTCCGTTCCCGGCGGCGGAGCCGGCCCGGCCGCTCCACGAGGGAATCGGCGGGCCGCTGACCGTCGCCGCCGCGCTCGCCGCCGCCATCGGGCTCCTCGTCCTCCTGCGCCGCGCGCTGCTGCGCCGGAACGGGGTGCGCGCGTACGAGACCTGGTCCTGCGGCTTCTCGTATGCCACCCCCCGGATGCAGTACACGGCGTCGTCCTTCGCCGAACCGGTCATCCATGTCTTCCGCGGGATCCTGCGCCCCCGCTCCGTGCGCGAGGAGCGGCTCTCGGGGCGCTTCCTCCTCGGCATGCATTTCGAGACGCACATCGGGGACCTGCTCGAGAACGGACTCTACCTGCCGGTCTACCGGATGTTCCTGCGGCTGGCGTTCCTCGCGCGCCGCCTGCACACCGGCTACATCCACGTGTATCTCGCGTACATCCTCGGCACCGTCGTCATCCTGCTGGTGCTGTTCCGTTAG
- a CDS encoding NADH-quinone oxidoreductase subunit H → MNPPIDLLLFVALAPLVAGIIRKTKMFLSLRRGAPVWQPYLDLRKLFRRGIVRSRTASWVFDLSAPLVLGSTLVLAAATPLSSREVLLPMHFILYVYLMALPRFFQTLAGLDTGSAFGGLGSSREASVSAMAEPALVLALCGLAFLGRSDTVNGFLAGLPGESVSASPETILIAGALFLLLLA, encoded by the coding sequence GTGAATCCGCCGATCGACCTGCTCCTCTTCGTCGCGCTGGCGCCGCTGGTCGCGGGGATCATCCGCAAGACGAAGATGTTCCTGTCGCTGCGGCGGGGCGCTCCGGTCTGGCAGCCGTACCTTGACCTGCGGAAGCTGTTCCGGCGGGGGATCGTGCGGAGCCGGACGGCGTCCTGGGTGTTCGACCTGTCCGCGCCGCTCGTCCTCGGGAGCACTCTCGTCCTGGCGGCGGCCACTCCGCTTTCCTCCCGGGAGGTCCTGCTCCCGATGCATTTCATCCTGTACGTCTACCTGATGGCGCTTCCGCGCTTCTTCCAGACGCTCGCCGGGCTCGACACCGGGAGCGCGTTCGGCGGGCTGGGATCGAGCCGGGAGGCTTCGGTGTCCGCCATGGCGGAACCGGCGCTGGTCCTGGCGCTGTGCGGGCTCGCCTTCCTCGGGCGTTCGGACACGGTCAACGGCTTCCTCGCGGGGCTCCCCGGGGAGTCGGTCTCGGCCAGCCCGGAGACGATCCTGATCGCGGGCGCGCTGTTCCTCCTCCTGCTGGCG